A window from Deinococcus reticulitermitis encodes these proteins:
- the infC gene encoding translation initiation factor IF-3: protein MMNIAKDHKVNEQIRVRQVRLIGAEGEQIGIIDTREAMTMAREKGLDLVMVSPQAVPPVCRLLDYGRFRYEQQQNEKENRKRARSQEVKAIKFRVKIDDHDFKTKTGHVRRFLEEGHKVKVTIMFRGRERTHPELGERILVRVAETLADIGTPESNPSMMGMDMNMIMAPKPAPVPKKDKAELKPEDQGLTDVPPPAASEEPAPTVTPSV from the coding sequence GTGATGAACATAGCGAAAGATCACAAGGTCAACGAGCAGATTCGCGTTCGGCAGGTTCGCCTGATCGGCGCGGAAGGTGAGCAGATCGGGATTATCGACACTCGCGAGGCGATGACCATGGCGCGCGAGAAGGGCCTCGACCTCGTCATGGTGAGCCCGCAGGCTGTGCCGCCCGTCTGCCGCCTCCTCGACTATGGCCGCTTCCGCTACGAGCAGCAGCAAAACGAGAAGGAAAACCGCAAGCGCGCGCGCTCCCAGGAAGTCAAGGCGATCAAGTTCCGCGTCAAGATCGACGATCACGACTTCAAGACCAAGACCGGACACGTGCGGCGCTTCCTCGAAGAAGGCCACAAGGTCAAGGTCACCATCATGTTCCGTGGCCGCGAACGCACCCACCCTGAACTCGGGGAGCGCATCCTCGTGCGGGTCGCCGAGACGCTCGCCGACATCGGCACGCCCGAGAGCAACCCGAGCATGATGGGCATGGACATGAACATGATCATGGCCCCCAAGCCCGCGCCGGTGCCCAAAAAGGACAAGGCCGAGCTCAAGCCGGAAGACCAGGGACTCACCGACGTTCCGCCTCCCGCGGCGAGCGAAGAGCCGGCCCCCACCGTCACCCCGAGCGTCTAG
- a CDS encoding gamma carbonic anhydrase family protein, with product MPLYILDGHRPDVHPFAFIAPSADLIGRVQVGEQASVWFGAVLRGDTEALRVGARSNVQDGAVLHADPGFPCVLEEDVTVGHRAVVHGAHCEVGSLVGMGAVMLNGSRLGRGAVLAAGALLPEGREIPAGMLAMGVPAKAVRPVDAAPNAAGYVRNAERYRTGLKADEAACTEAQP from the coding sequence ATGCCGCTGTATATCCTTGATGGGCATAGGCCCGACGTTCATCCCTTCGCCTTTATCGCTCCCAGCGCCGACCTGATCGGGCGTGTGCAGGTGGGTGAGCAGGCGAGCGTCTGGTTTGGAGCGGTGCTGCGCGGCGATACCGAGGCGCTGCGCGTGGGGGCGCGCAGCAACGTGCAAGACGGTGCGGTGCTGCACGCTGATCCCGGCTTCCCCTGCGTGCTCGAAGAGGACGTGACGGTCGGGCACCGCGCGGTCGTCCACGGCGCGCACTGTGAGGTGGGCAGCCTGGTCGGAATGGGTGCGGTCATGCTCAACGGCTCGCGGCTGGGGCGCGGCGCGGTCCTGGCGGCGGGAGCACTGTTGCCGGAAGGGCGCGAGATTCCGGCGGGGATGCTCGCCATGGGCGTACCGGCCAAAGCGGTACGGCCCGTGGACGCCGCACCCAACGCTGCGGGCTATGTCCGCAACGCCGAGCGTTACCGCACGGGCCTGAAAGCCGACGAAGCCGCCTGCACAGAGGCTCAGCCGTAA
- a CDS encoding type III polyketide synthase yields the protein MSFAPGVPVVRSLVTGTPAHLTSQSEVRAAATRLFPRMSARRGMLEVFDNAEIRRRALSRPLEWYLSPRGFAEKNAVFVEEARALIARLAREALAQAEVAPAEVDAVIVVNSSGLSTPSLDAWLIGALGLRPHAARLPLWGLGCAGGAAGLARAADLVRAGHRRVLYVSVELCSLTLLAGDESKSNFVGTALFADGGAALVVTHPDVPGPEPLLRLHGAASTLIEDSEDIMGWDVVEEGLKVRFSRDIPALVREMMGGNVAWALAEHGWAREEVGTYVIHPGGVKVLAAFEETLGLPPGSLDASRAVLRCYGNMSSATVLFVLAETLKRRPRGKGLLSAMGPGFSAEHVLIEFP from the coding sequence ATGTCTTTCGCTCCCGGTGTTCCCGTCGTGCGCTCGCTGGTGACCGGCACGCCGGCACATCTCACGTCCCAGAGCGAGGTACGGGCGGCGGCCACGCGCCTTTTTCCCCGAATGAGCGCCCGGCGCGGCATGCTGGAGGTCTTCGACAACGCCGAGATCCGGCGCCGGGCGCTGTCCCGCCCGCTGGAGTGGTACCTGTCCCCACGCGGCTTTGCTGAGAAAAATGCCGTCTTTGTCGAGGAAGCCCGCGCCCTGATCGCCCGCCTCGCGCGCGAAGCGCTCGCGCAGGCCGAGGTCGCGCCCGCCGAGGTCGACGCGGTGATTGTCGTCAATTCCTCGGGCCTGAGCACGCCGAGCCTCGACGCGTGGCTGATCGGGGCGCTGGGCCTCAGGCCCCACGCTGCGCGGCTGCCGCTGTGGGGCCTCGGGTGCGCGGGGGGCGCGGCGGGGCTGGCGCGGGCGGCGGACCTGGTGCGCGCGGGGCACCGGCGGGTGCTGTACGTGAGCGTCGAGCTGTGCAGCTTGACGCTGCTGGCCGGCGACGAATCCAAGAGCAATTTTGTCGGCACCGCCCTCTTTGCCGACGGGGGCGCGGCGCTGGTGGTGACGCATCCCGACGTGCCGGGCCCTGAGCCGCTGCTGCGTCTGCACGGCGCGGCGTCCACCCTGATCGAGGACAGTGAGGACATCATGGGCTGGGACGTGGTGGAAGAGGGACTCAAGGTCCGGTTCTCGCGCGACATTCCGGCGCTCGTGCGCGAGATGATGGGCGGCAACGTCGCGTGGGCGCTCGCCGAGCACGGTTGGGCGCGGGAGGAGGTGGGCACCTACGTGATTCACCCCGGCGGAGTCAAGGTGCTTGCGGCCTTTGAAGAGACGCTCGGGCTGCCCCCGGGATCGCTCGACGCCAGCCGCGCGGTGCTGCGCTGCTACGGCAACATGAGCAGCGCGACCGTGCTGTTCGTGCTCGCCGAGACCCTGAAGCGGCGCCCGCGCGGCAAGGGACTGCTGAGCGCGATGGGACCGGGCTTCAGCGCCGAGCATGTTCTGATCGAGTTTCCCTGA
- a CDS encoding 5-oxoprolinase subunit B family protein produces MSRFTPLGDGALQVRTELAHELLAELRRAPLPGVTEAVPALGVVTLLFDPLRTELGAVQAAAEDRLDRLRPASPATEREVVIPVRFGGPDLAWCAEHVGRGEAALIRAVCAAPLRVAFLGFTPGFAFLTGLPTDLQMPRLPTPRERVPAGSVALGGPWAGVYPRETPGGWRLIGHTDAPLFDLGRPEPVLWRPGDRVRFVRV; encoded by the coding sequence ATGTCCCGTTTTACCCCGCTCGGTGACGGGGCCTTGCAGGTCCGCACCGAGCTCGCCCATGAACTGCTCGCCGAGTTGCGCCGCGCGCCCCTGCCCGGCGTGACCGAGGCGGTGCCGGCGCTCGGGGTGGTCACGCTGCTGTTTGATCCGCTGAGGACTGAGCTGGGGGCGGTGCAGGCCGCCGCCGAGGACCGGCTGGACCGGCTGCGTCCCGCCTCGCCGGCGACCGAGCGCGAGGTCGTGATCCCGGTGCGCTTCGGTGGCCCGGACCTCGCCTGGTGCGCGGAGCACGTGGGGCGGGGTGAGGCGGCCCTGATCCGGGCGGTGTGCGCCGCGCCGCTGCGGGTGGCGTTTCTGGGCTTCACGCCGGGGTTCGCCTTCCTGACCGGGCTGCCGACTGACCTCCAGATGCCCCGGCTGCCCACGCCGCGCGAGCGGGTGCCGGCGGGAAGCGTGGCGCTCGGCGGCCCGTGGGCGGGGGTCTACCCGCGGGAAACTCCGGGCGGCTGGCGCCTGATCGGCCACACCGACGCGCCGCTCTTTGACCTCGGGCGCCCCGAGCCGGTGCTGTGGCGCCCCGGGGACCGGGTGAGGTTCGTGCGTGTTTGA
- a CDS encoding biotin-dependent carboxyltransferase family protein, whose translation MFEAPWPPNAEWPGAGWPSALVRRPGLQSTVQDRGRQVRALGVPGGGAADPTSLRLANALVGNPAGAAALEVTLQGPELEFGAPALVAVCGAPFALTLDGEARPLHRAFPVRAGQRLGVGGTARGVRAVLAIRGGLCGEEAFGSRATDLRSGFGGLGGRALRAGDRLSWKATGSAAAPPLFLHPDLPTPTGPRHVLRVLPTPDATPALLAALTPALTVGTQVDRVGVRLVGALPAVAEPARISLPTVPGLVQLPPDGNPILLLPDSGTHGGYPTPLAVIRADLPRLGQLRPGDRVFLRVVNAAQAHAALLAHERPLRLAEGALQAWWGGPG comes from the coding sequence GTGTTTGAGGCTCCCTGGCCCCCGAACGCCGAGTGGCCCGGCGCCGGGTGGCCCAGCGCCCTGGTGCGGCGCCCCGGCCTGCAAAGCACCGTGCAGGATCGGGGCCGGCAGGTGCGTGCCCTGGGGGTGCCGGGAGGTGGGGCCGCCGACCCGACTTCACTGCGGCTCGCCAACGCCCTCGTGGGCAACCCAGCCGGCGCGGCGGCGCTGGAGGTCACGCTCCAGGGGCCGGAGCTGGAGTTCGGGGCACCCGCCCTGGTCGCCGTGTGCGGGGCGCCTTTTGCCCTGACGCTCGACGGCGAGGCGCGGCCCCTGCACCGGGCGTTCCCCGTACGTGCCGGGCAGCGCCTGGGCGTGGGCGGCACGGCGCGGGGGGTGCGGGCGGTGCTGGCGATCCGGGGGGGGCTGTGCGGGGAGGAGGCGTTCGGCAGCCGCGCCACCGACCTGCGCAGCGGCTTCGGGGGCCTGGGGGGGCGCGCCCTGCGCGCGGGGGACCGGCTGAGCTGGAAGGCGACCGGGTCCGCCGCAGCGCCGCCCCTCTTCCTGCATCCGGATCTGCCCACCCCGACCGGTCCGCGCCACGTTCTGCGGGTGCTTCCCACCCCCGACGCGACGCCGGCGCTGCTCGCGGCCCTCACTCCGGCGCTGACGGTGGGCACGCAGGTCGACCGGGTGGGGGTGCGGCTCGTGGGCGCGTTGCCGGCGGTGGCGGAGCCCGCGCGGATCAGCCTGCCGACGGTGCCAGGACTGGTCCAGCTTCCCCCCGACGGCAACCCGATCCTGCTGCTGCCTGACTCGGGCACCCACGGCGGTTATCCCACCCCGCTGGCGGTGATCCGCGCCGACCTGCCGCGACTGGGGCAACTGCGCCCCGGTGACCGGGTGTTTCTGCGGGTGGTGAATGCGGCGCAGGCGCACGCGGCCCTTCTCGCCCACGAGCGCCCCCTGCGGCTCGCAGAAGGCGCGCTGCAAGCCTGGTGGGGGGGGCCGGGCTGA
- the pxpA gene encoding 5-oxoprolinase subunit PxpA, protein MTEPTRRRLPPTIDLNADLGEGSPHEAAVMPLITSANIACGGHAGDVETMRASLRLAAAHGVAAGAHPGFPDREGFGRRALNLTPQEVTRTVREQIAALQAVAAEVGVALRHVKPHGMLYNMAGQDAALARAVAQAAADSGVPLYYGLAGHASLMLREAQRVGLRPVGEGFADRGYAPDGTLWPRGQAGALLPPAAAVAQGVEIAWSGQTTAVTGERVEVPARTLCLHGDGAQATEIARELRRALEAAGVRVAAPGLAGS, encoded by the coding sequence ATGACCGAACCCACGCGCCGCCGGCTGCCCCCCACCATCGACCTCAACGCCGATCTGGGCGAGGGCAGCCCCCACGAGGCGGCGGTGATGCCTCTGATCACCAGCGCCAACATCGCCTGCGGGGGGCACGCGGGCGACGTGGAGACCATGCGCGCGAGCCTGCGGCTGGCAGCGGCCCACGGCGTGGCGGCGGGGGCGCACCCCGGCTTTCCGGACCGCGAGGGCTTCGGGCGCCGGGCGCTGAACCTGACCCCGCAAGAGGTCACCAGAACGGTACGCGAGCAGATCGCGGCGCTTCAGGCGGTGGCCGCCGAGGTCGGGGTGGCGCTGCGCCACGTCAAGCCCCACGGAATGCTCTACAACATGGCCGGCCAGGACGCGGCGCTTGCGCGGGCGGTGGCTCAGGCCGCCGCCGACAGCGGGGTGCCGCTGTACTACGGCCTCGCCGGTCACGCCAGTCTGATGCTGCGCGAGGCCCAGCGGGTGGGGCTGCGCCCGGTGGGAGAGGGCTTTGCAGACCGGGGCTACGCCCCAGACGGCACGCTGTGGCCGCGCGGCCAGGCCGGGGCGCTGCTGCCGCCCGCAGCGGCGGTGGCCCAGGGCGTCGAGATCGCCTGGTCGGGCCAGACCACGGCGGTGACCGGTGAGCGGGTGGAGGTCCCGGCCCGCACGCTCTGTCTGCACGGCGACGGTGCGCAGGCCACCGAGATTGCCCGCGAGCTGCGCCGCGCCCTGGAGGCCGCTGGGGTCCGGGTCGCGGCGCCCGGTCTGGCCGGATCTTGA
- a CDS encoding GTP-binding protein has product MSTINFAAREINCKIVYYGPGMCGKTTNLKHVFGKVPGHLRGEMVSLATEDERTLFFDFLPLDLGTVQGFKTRFHLYTVPGQVFYNASRKLILRGVDGIIFVADSAPNRLRANAESMRNLRENLAEHGIDISEVPIVIQINKRDLPDALPTEMIRAVIDPHKRYPVHEAVASGGSGVFETLKVASRLVLEKLSKNR; this is encoded by the coding sequence GTGAGCACCATCAACTTCGCCGCCCGTGAGATCAACTGCAAAATCGTCTACTACGGCCCTGGCATGTGCGGCAAAACCACCAATCTCAAGCACGTCTTCGGCAAGGTGCCCGGACACCTGCGCGGTGAGATGGTCAGTCTGGCGACTGAAGACGAACGCACCCTGTTTTTCGACTTCCTGCCGCTCGACCTCGGCACCGTGCAGGGCTTCAAGACGCGCTTTCACCTCTACACGGTGCCGGGGCAGGTGTTTTACAACGCCAGCCGCAAGCTGATCCTGCGCGGCGTGGACGGCATCATCTTCGTGGCCGACAGTGCGCCCAACCGCCTGCGCGCCAACGCCGAGAGCATGCGCAACCTGCGCGAGAACCTCGCCGAGCACGGCATCGACATCAGCGAGGTGCCGATCGTGATCCAGATCAACAAGCGCGACCTGCCCGACGCGCTGCCCACCGAGATGATCCGCGCCGTGATCGACCCGCACAAGCGTTACCCCGTTCATGAAGCGGTCGCCTCGGGCGGCTCAGGCGTCTTCGAGACCCTCAAGGTCGCCAGCCGCCTCGTCCTCGAGAAGCTGTCGAAAAACCGCTGA
- a CDS encoding roadblock/LC7 domain-containing protein produces MIEPSLALYGEAFARVDQHLEELLEATGVRYCLLVDRKGFVLSHKEALWAPRPPALDSVATLVASNAAATAALANMLGERTFSEQTHQGENGTLYVESVGDEALLTLIFDTSVALGKVKVYARKTISKVEAVLDELKDAPVPELGEGFSQGATALLDDLLG; encoded by the coding sequence ATGATTGAACCCTCTCTTGCCCTGTACGGCGAGGCGTTTGCCCGCGTCGACCAGCATCTTGAAGAGCTGCTCGAAGCGACCGGCGTGCGCTACTGCCTGCTGGTAGACCGCAAGGGCTTCGTGCTTTCGCACAAAGAAGCGCTCTGGGCCCCGCGTCCGCCAGCGCTCGACTCGGTGGCGACGCTCGTGGCGAGCAACGCGGCGGCGACGGCGGCCCTGGCCAACATGCTCGGCGAGCGCACCTTTTCCGAGCAGACCCACCAGGGCGAAAACGGCACCCTCTACGTCGAGTCGGTGGGCGACGAAGCGCTGCTGACCCTGATCTTCGACACCAGCGTCGCGCTCGGCAAGGTCAAGGTCTATGCCCGCAAGACCATCAGCAAGGTCGAAGCGGTGCTCGACGAACTCAAAGACGCTCCTGTGCCGGAACTCGGCGAGGGGTTCAGCCAGGGCGCCACGGCGCTGCTCGACGATCTGCTCGGCTAG
- a CDS encoding phosphodiester glycosidase family protein translates to MNGAANRPRLFPALLGLGALWSLGMGSGWTAAQARPVMIGTVLQAPAVATRQLGGQEMLAVWTLPRLGVQVRNDPGDLRLRLGSRELRYAPATGWQAVGLSLGTPPPAPQLVGGSLYAPLAALRLLGVGVQRDAPELLTFAAPASVPGETLPPSETAPALERAVPSKSVKAQTTPAPARPAQSSSAQPSSVQPYPAPTRTGAPSAPGLESAPARAPGVPGPAPSSPVGPAAPVAAPSFAQTLVTVRVNRELRRTVELQRVVLELSAPASYQVERLPDGLSVRLAGVRATPSSERLPSGDTLDLSAEADGTRVTLRTKGGRSEVFALENPARVVVDTVTYLNGTVPPPIDPEGLPAGVTYRQAGLVQLLSFDPALFEARVVSAPHGQSAQVSALVRSVGGAAGVNASYFDPLSSLPVDLVVTGGLMTAPSLERRGTVGFTAAGQWLFGYPKPRYRVSGPFGEVQVNSVGARVRPELLTAFVGDGRSAVGDAGLVTLHATAPQATPGAGTVQAVHTERHVPPAGTLSLTFDPARFPDLPRQAGAPLTVTLDWRGETPGWGVAREALSAGPLLVRAGQVVIDPGRERFDTGAGVWRPTRQVALGLLGGQPTLAYFEYGTPENFAAALAKLGFSDALRLDSGSSATAYVEGGYAGLGGYLNSVWSRPVPNAVVFVPKPASVQTSGARK, encoded by the coding sequence GTGAACGGCGCGGCAAACAGACCCCGACTTTTCCCGGCCCTGCTCGGCCTGGGCGCCCTGTGGAGCCTCGGTATGGGAAGCGGATGGACGGCGGCGCAGGCCCGCCCGGTGATGATCGGGACCGTGTTGCAGGCCCCGGCCGTGGCGACCCGGCAGCTTGGCGGCCAGGAAATGCTCGCGGTCTGGACGCTGCCCCGGCTCGGCGTGCAGGTGCGCAATGACCCGGGCGACCTCCGGTTGCGGCTGGGAAGCCGCGAACTGCGCTACGCCCCGGCGACCGGTTGGCAGGCGGTGGGGCTGAGTCTGGGCACGCCGCCCCCCGCGCCGCAGCTCGTGGGCGGGAGCCTCTACGCGCCGCTCGCGGCCCTCCGGCTCCTCGGCGTGGGGGTGCAACGCGACGCGCCGGAACTTCTCACCTTCGCCGCGCCCGCGTCGGTGCCGGGCGAAACTTTGCCGCCCTCGGAGACCGCGCCGGCCCTGGAGAGAGCTGTCCCGAGCAAGAGCGTCAAGGCCCAGACGACGCCGGCTCCGGCCCGCCCCGCCCAGTCCTCCTCTGCTCAACCCTCCTCGGTCCAGCCCTACCCCGCCCCGACCCGCACGGGGGCGCCGAGCGCTCCGGGATTGGAGTCGGCGCCCGCTCGCGCCCCCGGCGTTCCCGGGCCGGCACCAAGTTCGCCGGTGGGGCCGGCGGCCCCCGTCGCGGCGCCCAGCTTTGCCCAGACGCTCGTGACGGTGCGGGTGAACCGCGAACTGCGGCGCACGGTGGAACTTCAGCGGGTGGTGCTCGAACTCAGCGCCCCGGCGAGCTATCAAGTCGAGCGTCTTCCTGACGGCCTGAGCGTGCGCCTCGCGGGGGTCAGGGCCACCCCGAGCAGCGAGCGCCTGCCCTCAGGCGACACGCTTGACCTCAGCGCCGAGGCGGACGGCACGCGGGTCACGCTGAGAACGAAAGGAGGCCGCAGCGAGGTCTTCGCGCTGGAGAACCCGGCGCGGGTCGTGGTAGACACGGTGACCTATCTGAACGGAACAGTGCCGCCGCCGATCGACCCGGAAGGCTTACCGGCGGGCGTTACGTACCGGCAAGCCGGGCTCGTGCAGCTCCTGAGCTTCGACCCGGCGCTGTTCGAGGCGCGCGTGGTGAGTGCGCCGCACGGCCAGTCGGCGCAGGTCTCGGCCCTGGTGCGCAGCGTGGGCGGGGCGGCGGGCGTCAACGCGAGTTATTTCGATCCACTCAGCAGCCTGCCGGTCGACCTCGTCGTCACAGGCGGCCTGATGACGGCCCCGAGTCTGGAGCGCCGGGGTACGGTGGGCTTCACGGCGGCGGGGCAGTGGCTTTTCGGCTATCCCAAGCCGCGCTACCGGGTCAGCGGTCCCTTCGGCGAGGTGCAGGTGAACTCGGTGGGTGCACGCGTGCGCCCGGAGCTGCTCACCGCCTTTGTCGGAGACGGCCGGAGTGCCGTCGGGGACGCGGGGCTCGTGACCCTGCACGCCACCGCTCCGCAGGCGACCCCTGGAGCCGGCACCGTGCAGGCTGTCCACACGGAGCGCCACGTTCCGCCCGCCGGAACGTTGAGCCTCACCTTCGATCCGGCGCGCTTTCCGGACCTGCCGCGTCAGGCCGGCGCTCCCCTGACGGTCACGCTCGACTGGCGTGGGGAGACGCCCGGCTGGGGCGTGGCGCGCGAGGCCCTGAGCGCGGGGCCGCTGCTCGTGCGCGCGGGGCAGGTCGTGATTGATCCGGGGCGCGAGCGCTTCGACACCGGCGCCGGGGTGTGGCGGCCCACCCGGCAGGTCGCCCTCGGGCTGCTCGGTGGTCAGCCCACCCTCGCCTATTTCGAGTATGGCACTCCCGAGAATTTTGCGGCGGCGCTCGCCAAGCTCGGCTTCTCCGACGCCCTGCGGCTCGACAGCGGCAGCAGCGCGACGGCCTACGTGGAGGGCGGCTACGCGGGCCTGGGCGGGTATCTCAACTCGGTCTGGAGCCGCCCGGTCCCCAACGCGGTCGTGTTCGTGCCGAAGCCGGCCAGTGTCCAGACATCCGGCGCCCGGAAATAA
- a CDS encoding 3'-5' exonuclease, with product MSVEAFFEREWPELVVFDLETTGLSPERDAIVEIGALRLRGQGRSGRHWEEAGRYSALVRPTTAAGDPRPIPWQAQRVHGISDEMVREAPTIGEVLPAFLDFVGDAAVVAHNISFDSGFLRANAARHGLRWAPPAELCTVQLSRRTFPHERSHQLGAVAERLGLSFAPGSRHRSLGDVEVTAQAYVRLSELLRGGR from the coding sequence GTGAGCGTCGAAGCGTTCTTTGAGCGGGAGTGGCCGGAACTCGTGGTGTTCGATCTGGAAACGACCGGGCTCTCGCCGGAGCGCGACGCGATCGTGGAGATCGGGGCGCTGCGCCTGCGGGGTCAGGGGCGCTCTGGCAGGCACTGGGAGGAAGCTGGGCGCTACTCGGCCCTGGTGCGGCCCACCACGGCGGCCGGCGATCCCCGGCCCATTCCCTGGCAGGCGCAGCGCGTGCACGGCATCAGTGACGAGATGGTGCGGGAGGCCCCCACCATCGGCGAGGTGCTGCCCGCCTTTCTCGACTTCGTGGGAGACGCGGCGGTGGTGGCGCACAATATCTCCTTCGACAGCGGCTTTCTGCGGGCCAACGCGGCCCGGCACGGTCTGCGCTGGGCGCCGCCCGCCGAGCTCTGCACTGTGCAGCTCTCGCGCCGCACCTTTCCGCACGAGCGTTCGCACCAGCTCGGCGCGGTGGCCGAACGCCTGGGCCTCTCTTTTGCGCCCGGAAGCCGGCACCGCAGCCTGGGGGACGTGGAGGTGACGGCGCAGGCCTACGTGCGCCTGAGCGAGTTGCTGCGTGGGGGGCGCTGA